GGCCGGGCAGATGGCCGGATCCAGCCGCACCCAGTTGGATCCGGCGTTCCAGGTCCAGCGTTCCTTGGTCACCAGGTCCGTGACCGGATACGGCGCCCAGGAAATCCCCAGGTCCGCCCACGGGGCATCGATGTAGCCTTCGCGAGCTCGGGTGGGGTCGCAGTTGATGATGACCAACAGTTTGTCTTCGCCCAACACGCGAACGAAGGCCAAAAGCTCGGGATCGGTGCAGTCCAGGAACCGGATGTTGTGGGTTTCCTGCAAGGCCGGATGGCTGTTGCGGATCTCGTTGAGGGTACGGATCCAGTCCTTGATGTGGCCTGGCCGATTCCAGTCCCACGCGTGGTACTGGTACTTCTCGGAGTTCAGGTACTCTTCCTTGCCCGGAACCGGAGTGGCTTCGCAAAGCTCCCAGCCGTTGTACATGCCCCAGCTGGGTGAAAGCAGCGCCGCCAAGGCGGTGCGCACCAAAAAGGCGGGCCTTCCGTGGTCCTGGCAGTGGTGGGGATTGATGTCGGGGGTGTTGGTGAAGAAGTTCCCGCGCATGTACTCGCGCTCGGGCTTGCCCGTGATTTCTTCCAAGTACTCCCGCAGCTCCGCAGCCTTCTCGCGCCAGACAAAATACGTGTAGCTCTGCTGGAACCCGAGTTTGGCCAGACGCTTCATCAGCTTGGGCCGGGTGAAGGCTTCCGAAAGGAACACCGCGTCCGGGCAGCGCTTTTTCACTTCGCGGATCAGCCACTGCCAGAGCCCGAACGGCTTGGTGTGGGGATTGTCCACGCGGAAGATGCGGATGCCCTTTTCCACCCAGAACAGATGGATGCGCAGGATCTCGCGCCACATGGCTTCCGCATCCGGGCCGTAGTAGTGGAAGGCGTAGATGTCTTCGTACTTCTTCGGGGGATTCTCCGCGAACTTGATGGTGCCGTCGGGCTCGCGATAGAACCAATCCGGATGGTCCTTCGCGTACGGGTGGTCGGGGCTCGCGTTGAGCGCGACATCCAACGCCACCTGCATGCCGTGGTCGTGGCAAGCGGCGATGAACCTCTCGAAATCCGCCATGGTGCCCAAGTCGGGGTCCACCGCGTCGTGGCCGCCCAACTCGTTTCCGATGGCGTACGGGCAACCCGGCTCTCCCGGCTGGGCCTTGAGGCTGTTGTTCTTGCCCTTGCGGTTGGTCTTCCCGATGGGGTGCACCGGCGGCACGTACAGCACCTGGAAGCCCATGGAGGCGATCTCGGGCAAGCGCGCGATGCAATCGTCCCAGGTGGCGGATTTTGTCGGGTCCGTTCCCTGCGAGCGGGGCCACATCTCGTACCAGGCACCGAAGCGCGCGATCACGGGATCCACCACCACGTCGTAGATGGGGGACGCGGATTCCAGCTGCGTCTTTTCCCAACTGCCGCCCACGCGGAATTCGAACAAGCCAACTTCTGTCAAAACGATGGACCCGAGGTAGCGATCGTTCTCGCCTTTTTCCAATGGGTGGCGTGCCCACTGGCCGCCTTCGCGGCGCCACTCGAACCAGCAGGTGTATTTCTCGTGGCCGTACAGCCAGATGTCGGCGGAAACCTCCAGAAGATCTCCCACCTCGCGCTTGACCGCGAAGTGCCCCCCATCCACGGAAGGCTGGATGTTCTCGAAAACAAACGATGATGCCTCCGGCGCGATCGGTTCCGTCTCCCCGATCGAAAGCAGAGCCGAAACCGGAGTTTGGGAGCGGCTGGCCGCGCCGGACTTGGCGGCCTTGGTGGTCGGGAGGTTTTGG
This DNA window, taken from Fibrobacterota bacterium, encodes the following:
- a CDS encoding DUF3416 domain-containing protein, with the protein product MPEAKSKPSAAKPAKAAATQNLPTTKAAKSGAASRSQTPVSALLSIGETEPIAPEASSFVFENIQPSVDGGHFAVKREVGDLLEVSADIWLYGHEKYTCWFEWRREGGQWARHPLEKGENDRYLGSIVLTEVGLFEFRVGGSWEKTQLESASPIYDVVVDPVIARFGAWYEMWPRSQGTDPTKSATWDDCIARLPEIASMGFQVLYVPPVHPIGKTNRKGKNNSLKAQPGEPGCPYAIGNELGGHDAVDPDLGTMADFERFIAACHDHGMQVALDVALNASPDHPYAKDHPDWFYREPDGTIKFAENPPKKYEDIYAFHYYGPDAEAMWREILRIHLFWVEKGIRIFRVDNPHTKPFGLWQWLIREVKKRCPDAVFLSEAFTRPKLMKRLAKLGFQQSYTYFVWREKAAELREYLEEITGKPEREYMRGNFFTNTPDINPHHCQDHGRPAFLVRTALAALLSPSWGMYNGWELCEATPVPGKEEYLNSEKYQYHAWDWNRPGHIKDWIRTLNEIRNSHPALQETHNIRFLDCTDPELLAFVRVLGEDKLLVIINCDPTRAREGYIDAPWADLGISWAPYPVTDLVTKERWTWNAGSNWVRLDPAICPAHVLKIG